A window of the Lactuca sativa cultivar Salinas chromosome 7, Lsat_Salinas_v11, whole genome shotgun sequence genome harbors these coding sequences:
- the LOC122195044 gene encoding protein CANDIDATE G-PROTEIN COUPLED RECEPTOR 7 translates to MTILEEILYVILLLFILFPAPSTADIQNMKIRSDKRGKILFSKFGFSHPGYVSVAVSSVSVTSPFPLPQPDPSRMGFMLLSHDLIDEYNQEFQRNHALCPLDNKFIKVLFTFQDLSSPPQSSFNISYHVTYPSVCSLYFVNCNLSCVTMDVHTELYNTNDDGTTKNYLSAGQTQHPSLIFSFSYLCFLGIWILVCFKYWRSLHMVHVLMGVFLVISFLNFVVVAVDNLYVKDTGTSHGWDIFVYIFQFMRIELLFTVIVLTGFGWGFFKPRLHVLEILVLMIVILLQVWANVSTINVEETGPYNKDKVHWAVSSIFAEFICSFVITLPMACSVSMIHGNAKTAYYLFGVVVIAYSFITWFFRMAPDPFELLPWVVNTTEETCALFLCLVMFYIFKPFDDNDETHWLWGNGNISLGNELPTSSFSFR, encoded by the coding sequence ATGacgattttggaagaaattcttTATGTTATTCTCCTTCTCTTCATCCTCTTCCCTGCACCATCTACGGCAGATATCCAAAATATGAAGATTCGATCCGATAAACGTGGTAAGATCCTATTCTCGAAATTCGGATTCTCACATCCCGGTTACGTCTCAGTCGCGGTCTCCTCCGTGTCTGTCACCTCCCCGTTCCCCTTACCACAACCTGATCCTTCACGTATGGGTTTCATGCTTCTTTCGCATGACTTGATCGACGAATACAACCAAGAATTCCAGAGAAACCACGCTTTGTGCCCATTGGACAACAAATTCATCAAAGTCCTCTTTACTTTCCAAGATCTCTCCTCTCCTCCTCAGTCTTCTTTCAACATATCGTACCATGTGACATATCCAAGTGTGTGTTCACTCTACTTTGTTAATTGCAACCTCTCCTGCGTGACCATGGATGTCCACACAGAGCTCTACAACACCAATGATGACGGCACTACCAAAAACTATTTATCAGCCGGCCAAACGCAGCATCCATCTCTTATCTTCTCTTTCTCCTATCTGTGTTTTCTAGGGATATGGATCTTGGTGTGCTTCAAGTACTGGCGATCTCTTCACATGGTTCATGTATTAATGGGTGTGTTTCTTGTTATATCTTTCCTTAACTTTGTCGTTGTGGCCGTGGACAACCTTTATGTGAAGGATACAGGTACTTCTCATGGATGGGATATCTTTGTTTACATATTTCAGTTTATGAGGATTGAGCTTCTATTCACAGTGATCGTGTTGACGGGTTTCGGATGGGGTTTCTTCAAGCCTCGTTTGCATGTATTGGAAATAttggttttgatgattgtgatccTACTTCAGGTTTGGGCTAATGTCTCTACTATAAATGTAGAGGAAACCGGACCTTATAATAAAGACAAGGTGCATTGGGCCGTATCGTCCATTTTTGCAGAGTTTATCTGTAGCTTTGTTATTACTCTACCCATGGCGTGTTCGGTTAGTATGATTCATGGGAATGCTAAGACTGCTTATTATCTGTTTGGTGTCGTGGTTATAGCATACAGCTTCATTACATGGTTTTTTCGTATGGCTCCGGATCCCTTTGAATTGCTCCCGTGGGTGGTTAATACGACAGAGGAAACCTGCGCTCTTTTTTTGTGTCTGGTGATGTTTTACATTTTTAAACCATTTGACGACAACGATGAAACGCATTGGCTGTGGGGGAACGGGAACATTAGTTTGGGTAATGAGTTGCCAACTTCATCTTTTTCTTTCCGGTAA